The genomic segment TAACCCCAATTGCTGTGCTATAAATTCAACTACCACTTTGGGAATATCTTGTTTCTTAGAAGGAAATCTAGCCTCTTGTTGAAAGTACTTTAATAATACTGCAAATCCTAAACGACTTGCCCCTGTTTTATTACCAATCAGTTTTCTTTCAATTGATACTACTACAAAATGTTCTAGCAGCTCATCTTCATTCCAATTTCGTTTCATAAATATCCTTCCCCTAACATTAGAATAATCACTATTTTGAGTGTAATCTATTGAATAGAGGGTGAAAACTCTACTTTGCGGTCTAGAGCAGCAACCCTGTCACTAAGCCTAGAAGTTGCTATACAAATGAAAATGCTTATTTTAATGTATCCTGTCCCAAACCCTACTTAGATCTAAGGGAACATAAACTTTATCGCGATGAATTTCCTTATGTATAATAGGATTTTTAAAACTATCCTCTAAACTTCCAAAAAAATTCTTTTGTCTAGCTCGTGGTTTTGGTCCTAAAACCATTTCACTATAATCTTTATACATACTTCCTATTCTCCTTTGATAATTTTCCACTTTCTTATGTTAAATAATTTAATAACACAAACCTGCAACTATTACTCCATTTCCAAAACAAAAAGCATATATGTCTATGTTTGGACTAAAACTCACAGTAACCCATGAATAAATCAACTGAACTTTAATCACTTTTTTAAAAAAGCTTGATTTACCAAAAACCTTAAAATATTTCATATTTAAATTTTAAAAATAAATGAATAAATTTATATTTTATTTAGCACCATATTACTGTCAAATCATAGGAGGTGTTATTCATGACAGTCATAAATGACGTTAAAACAGCTTTAGCTGGATTAAAAAGCGCTCAAGCTAGCTTTGAAACATTTGCTCTCAGTACGGATAATCAACAAGCTAAGAAACTTTATCAAGATGCTGCTACACAAACCCAATCCGTTATTGATAATGTTGAACCACGTGTTCAACAAATCGAACAAGAAGAACCTCAATACAAACAACAATAATGAGTATGGCGAAAAGGTTGGTTGAAAGGCCAACCTTTTGCATCCCTATACTGGTAAAACATGGAGGTGATTTCATGAAAGTGAAAATATTATTTTTCATTTTAATCCTTATCGGAATGGGTTCAGGGTGTAACGGGAACCAAAATCAGTTAGATAATAATAATGATTTGAGTATTTCACAAGTACATACAAGTAAACCAATTGATCAATCTGTTGCCAATCATGCTAAAGAAAAGATTATCACTAAGGAAGAAATTTCGGATGTAAAGGCTGTGAATACAGATAATGAGCTTTTAGTAGCGATAAAAGTCGGAAATTTCAACCGTTTCCGATTAAAAAATATCGAGAAGTCAGTTAAATCTGACTTAAAAAAAATGTATCCCGATCATAAAGTATTTGTTTCGAGTGATAAAAAAATGTTCTGGGAACTTGAAAACATAGAACAGAGACTGAAAAAAAACGATACGAATGAGAAAAACTTAAAAAAGGATTTAAATAAACTGAAAAGTCTTATGAAGGAACAAACATAAAGAGAAAGGAACGAGTTATGTCTAATAATCAAAAGAAACAACTCACTCCTGTGCAACAGGAATACCAAAAATTGCAAAAACAACGAGAGATTAAAAGACCGGTTGTTAAAAATTGTATAAAGGCCTTTATAACTGGTGGACTTATCTGTCTGATCGGTCAGTGTATTTCTGACTTTTACATTTATTTTTTTGATTTTACTGAGCAAACGGCCGGAAATCCGACAGTGGGTACGTTAATTTTTATTACGATGCTTCTTACTGGTTTTGGTGTATATGATCGAATGGCCCAATTTGGAGGGGCTGGAACAGCTGTACCCGTAACTGGTTTTGGCAATGCGGTCATATCACCTGCCATTGAGCATCGTTCCGAAGGATTTGTACTGGGCGTAGGCGGCAACATGTTTAAATTAGCAGGGGCGGTTATTTTATTTGGTGTTTTTTCTGCTTTTGTCATTGCCCTCATCAAGACCATTTTAATCCAGTGGGGTGGTTTATAATGCTTGCAGGTCATCGTACATGGATCTTTGAACACAAACCTGTGATACTTTCTACTGGAACAGTTGGAGGACCATTTGAAGCAAACGGAGCGATCGCAGAAGATTTCGATCTCCTTCATGCTGATTTATGGCTTGGACAGGATTCCTATGAAAAGGCACATAAAGTCCTTTTTGAAGAAGCCTGTCAAAAAGCCATGGAAAAAGGGGGCATCCAAAAAGATCAAGTTCAATTTATCCTAGCTGGGGATCTGATCAACCAGATAACTCCGACAAGTTTTGCCAGTCGAACAATTGGATCTCCGTATTTTGGTTTATTCGGTGCCTGCTCTACGTCTATGGAAGGATTGGCTCTAGGTGCTTATATCGTTAATACAAAAGGGGCTAAATATTTGTTAACAGGAGCTTCCAGTCATGATACAGCTGTTGAAAAACAATTTCGGTATCCTACAGAGTATGGTGGACAAAAACCTCCTACGGCACAATGGACAGTTACTGGCGCCGGTGTAGCCCTTTTAAGTGATTCTGGGGATGGGCCTCGTGTCACTTCTGCCACAATAGGTCGTGTAATTGATATGGGTCTAACCGATCCTTTTAATATGGGAGGGGCTATGGCTCCTGCTGCAGTTGATACCATTGAAGCGCATTTAAAAGAACGAAACGTCGATCCGTCTTATTATGACTTAATTGTTACAGGAGACCTTGGGAAAATTGGGCATGAAGTTTCTTTGGATCTATTTAAAGAGCATGGAATTCCTATTCGTAAAGAGCAATACCAAGATTGTGGCCTTATGATTTATAGGGAGGGGCAACCGGTTCTTGCAGGAGCAAGTGGAGCAGGATGCTCAGCAACGGTAGTTTATGGTCATCTGTTAAACCGGATGAAAAAAGGTGAATTCAAAAGAATGTTAGTCGTTGCAACAGGTGCTTTATTATCTCCTCTTTCTTTTCAGCAAAATGAAACGATTCCTTGTATTGCACATGCGGTATCGATTGAATATGGAGGTGAACAATGATATGACCTATTTTTGGGCATTCACAGTAGGTGGTTTGATTTGTGTGATTGGGCAGATAATGTTTGATGTTTTTAAACTTACACCGGGACATACGTTAAGTACCCTTGTAGTAGTGGGGGCAATTTTAGATGGGTTTGGTTTATATGAACCGTTGATTGATTTTGCTGGGGCAGGGGCCACCGTTCCGATTACAAGTTTTGGGAATTCGCTTGTTCATGGTGCGATGCAGGAAGCAGAAAAACATGGGTTAGTTGGTGTACTGACAGGAATTTTTGAAGTAACTAGTTCCGGTATTTCAGCAGCCATTGTTTTCGGCATGATAGGAGCTTTACTTTTTAAACCAAAAGGATAAGGAGACTTAGGATGACAGTAGGATCAGATGTTAAACAGTGTTTTGCCAGTCTAAAGGGAGTAGAAGCAAGTCTCTCAAGTTTAGCCTTACGGACTTTTGATGATGAATCGAAAAGAACTTTGCATGAGGTTATGATGGTCGTACACGAAGTAACAAAAGATTTAAAAAAAAGAGTAGGAGAACTAGAAGGAGAGGAATTTCAGTACAAAGGTTTCTAGAAAACTATATTTACAGGGGGTATAAGCGGTGCCTGAATGGTTAGATATAGCTGTACGCTCAGCATTATTTGTTGCTGTTTTATTTTTAATCACAAAATGGTTAGGGAAAAAGCAAATTTCTGAACTAACTTTCTTTGAATATGTCACTGGTATTTCTATTGGAAGTATTGGTGCAGAAGTAGCTATGGGACTTGAACGAAGTATATTTCATGGAATTATTGGAATCTTCATTTTTGCTGCTATTCCCTTTTTTGCTGGTTTAATTTCATTAAGAAGTAAAGGTTTTCGCAATTTTATAGAAGGGAAATCAACTGTATTTATCAAAGATGGTAAAATCATGGAAGATAATTTAAAAAAGGAAAGATATACAACAGATGAACTGTTAGAACTACTTCGCAGAAAGGATGTCTTTCAGGTGTCTGATGTAGAATTTGCAGTGCTAGAGGCAACAGGAGATTTATCCGTTATGTTGAAAAAAGAGAACCAACCATTAACAGCAAAAGATTTAAACTTATTTGTTCCTTCCATTAAAGAACCACAGACTGTCATTATGGATGGTGTCTTATTTGACGAACCGCTAGCTACAATTGGACGAAATCGAGCTTGGCTACACACTGAGTTAGAAAAATTAGGGGTTACGGTTGAAAATGTATTTCTCGGACAGATTAATTCTTACGGAGAGTTAACGATTGATCTGTTTGACGATAAATTACAAGTCGCACCCCCACAAGAAAGACCCTTAATTCTTTCAACCTTGAAAAAATGTCAAGCAGACTTAGAACTATTTGCTCTTGGAACCGAATCAAAAGAAGCTAAGCAAATGTATAGTAAAAATAGTGAAAAACTACAAGAAGCTATTGTTAAAATGATGCCTATTTTAAAAGGATAATGGTTTATTTCGCTATCTTGGATGATCTTAAGACACATAACAAAAAAGTAGTACCATTTTTTTATATAATATCATTAAGTCGAATCTTGAAAATAAAATCTTTGGAAAAATATTTTTTTAAAATTGATTCGGGTATATGTATATATAGAAAGTTTTTCTTCAGCCGTTAAATTTAAAAACGCTAGGAAATTTTTTCAACTAAATATTCTGCTACAAATGATGTAAATACTCTAGAAGGAAGTCGTGATACCTATTCGTTAGTAGGGAAAGAGCAGAAGTATCAAAATCGTATTTATGTTATCGCCTAGTGTAAAATAAAGGGAGTAAACTGGGAATGCACCTATATCATATATTATAATTGAATAAATTTAATGTCTATCTGCAAAAACTGCCTCACCTCGGGTAGTTTTTTTGTATCATTAATAGACATTTTCCTTTAAACAGGGTTACTTGACCTACAAGGGCTAGGGTTATTAGTTATCGTTTTTTTGCGCTTATGTTGCGTCTACTTGCACTTCAGAAGTTATATTCAGTGAAGTAAAAGTTGTCTATAATGCTAACGTTTTTGGCATATACATAGAACACGTCCATTTAGACAGGAGAGTTCTTAATAAATGCCATATTTTATGAAAGCAGTTGCTATTCTTGTAGGCAGCATGTCAATAGCGTTGGGAATAAATACTTTTTTATTACCAAACAAAGTTTTAGATGGCGGAATTATTGGCCTAGGTTTAATTATTAGTTATTTATTAAATACAAACGCCGGGTTCACGATAATGGTATTGAGCATCCCCATTTTTGCTCTAGCTTGGTTTAAGTATCGTTCATATTTTTTTAATAGTTTGCACGGTATGCTTTTATCATCATTTTTTATTGACCTTTTTCATAACGTTAATCAAGTTCCTATAAAATTTTCACCAATTCTTAGTTCATTTACAGGTGGTGTATTCATTGGTTTTGGCATTGGTCTTATGCTTCGCTTCGAGACAAGCACAGGTGGAACAGATTTATTAGCCCAGTACTTTTCTGAATTCATTAAAATTAATGTTGGGATCATCATTCTCATTATGGCTGTTTTTGTTATTTGTCTTGGGGGTTTATTCGTTTCAACATAAACTTTCTTTCTTTCGGCTATAACTATTTCATCTGGTGGAATAACTACAAGCCTTTGCACTTGGAATTTTAAAAGCAATGATTATTGACCAAGTAATTCCAATTAATAACAATTAGGCAACTGTCTAGTCATTGGACAATCGCGGAGCATATGATGAAATTGTTAATATCAAATAGGTAAAAATCATTAACAAGGATGCTTTAATAAAAGGTTTGTGTCATTTTGAATAATTTACTTTTGATAAGTCTATTATCAATTACCGGGGGCCACTTACCTTTTCATAACCAGAAGCATTAACGAAATTTACCTATTTGTATTTTTAAACATGTCGATTGTTTTTTGAATATTATGGATGAAAATTATGGTCGGGAGATGAAGAGGAATGGAAGAAGTAGAAGAAATACAATATCGTGAAGAGTTGCTGGAATGGTGTGATAACATTTATTTGCATTGGGAAAGAATGAAACCAAGGTTTTCAAAATTATTTGATTTGAAGACCTTAGAGGAATGGGAAGAGTCATGTCGTGGGTTGAAAGAAAAATTACAGATAGATACAGAAGCTGATCTTGATGAATATCACACAGCAAAAAACTTATATGAACAGTGGGAAATGTTGTATGGAGAATCAATAAGTGGTAAAGAAGACGTTAATTCCGATGTGAGGGAAGGTGTGGAGTTGTCCACTCAATCTGATCGCGAAATCGAATTGTCGGATCGGGAAAGTGATAAAGAGGACGAACTTATACAGGTGACAATTAATTTGGAAATACCGAGACAGGATTTAAGGAAAATTTTATTAGACTATAAAATGGAAGTCTAGCCATCCCAAATAGAGAGGGGTCAATGGCCTATTTGTAATTCGTATAGAGAAAACGCCAAACCCTAAGTTCAAGGTGTTGGCGTTTGTTCATTTTTTACTCTTTATAAATAGTTATTTACACAACACTATTATTAAATTCCAAGTATCAAAAACCAGACAAGCAAGATCTCAATCTTCCAGAAAGTCCAGTAGACGTCCCAACATCGTTAATTATAGATGGGGAAATTTTATGGGATAATTTACATGAACTCGGATTTGATCAACAGTGGTTAGATAACCAATTAACTACTAATGGATATAATAATGTAAAGCGTATACTCTATGCAGATTGGCGAGAGAGTGAAGGCATACATGTAAGTCCTAAATAAAATTTGTTAGGATAAGAGCACATCAATTTTCTTGATGAATATAAACTTTAGTCTTCAACAATCAAGCGCTTTAATGAAGTAACTAAAGCCTAATTTTTCACTTATAACACCGAGAAATTAGACTTTTTATATTTTGATATCCTTAACGTTGTAAATCCGCATTTTCCTGACGCTACCCCTATATGAAGCTACCAATCCTGTAGACGATTACATCACAGAAAAAGAAATACAGAAAGTAAAATAGTTTTGGGAATTAAGGGCCTGACCCCCATCGTACTAAAGCGTTAGCGCACTGGGGGTCAGGCCCTGCTTTTCTATATGAATTTATTCTTAAAACTAGTAGAAAAGATGACGGTGTATAAAGAGGAAAAAGTGATTGTAACTTTTCTAGATGGAACAGAAGTTGAGTGCCAGATTGATAAATAAGAAATGGGCTTGGAAATATCAATACCTCCAAGCCAAAATTGCTTTCCCCATTAATCAAGTGCTGTGTAGTTAAGTAGGTTGATGTTTTTAGTGTATTCAATGGTATCTTTCCGATATTCGATACATCTTTGTGTTCATAGTTTATCACTTCGAAACTTTGAATCCTTAAAGTGATTGTATCAAATCCATATGGTGGATTATGTGCTCCTTCAAACGTAGTAATTTGGACCGTTACATCATAATAATCATCCCGTATATTTTGGGTAATATCAATAATTCCTCCATCATGATAGAAAAGCTTTGGTTTTCCATAAAATGTTTTTGTGGCATTAAGGATTTCTTTTTTATTAAGGGGTACCCCCATACATAACTTGTTCATTTGTAAGTGTAAATTTATTTAAAGATTATATATTAACCTATTATGTTCGATAAACATCGGGGCAGGATGATTCTGTAGGAGAGTAAAAACAGTGTGATTTATAGCGCCCAGCATTCCATTGATTATACCATTGTGCAGGGCAACTACCTTCTGGTTTAAAGAACCATAATGAGTATGTCGCTGGATGAAATCGTTCTCCTTTAATTAGTCTCCTTGCTAACCTAATTTCTGTTTCTCTAGCTTCTTGGTAAAAATATCCTCTTATAGTTGCTTCAAATCCTCCAGGTCGTTGAAAAACTTTCCTACAAAAAATCTATTATAAATTTTCCATTAGACGTTTTTTGATTAATTCATAATCGTCCCTAGTAATACCAGGAGCAAATTCTTCAGGTAACTCCTCTAAGTTTGGAATTGGTCCGCCTTCAGGAGTACCAATTTTCACTTCAAGTGGTTGCCCATTTTCCGGATTTGTTCCTTTCCAAATCATTCCGATATCCCTGTATTCTGTTTCGCTCCATGTGAATAGCACATTGCTTAAGCCTTTTTCTATGAACGGTCTGGCATAATCAAATTTTGAGTTATCAAGATTTGGAACTGGAAGCATTTTCGTCAAGTCTACCCCTGTAGCAATTTCGATTGCTTTCGCATAGGCGAGGATATGTGTTCCTCCACGAACAAGTAAATACCCAATCATGGTTCTAGCAACTGGGTTATCAGTCATCTCATAAACTCTCATTTTATGTGTACGTGCACCAATCTCTAGAAAAAAGTTATGTGTTAAATCTAAAACCAGATTTCCACTATTAAAAACATTATCACCAGTCCAAGGTCTTCCCATTGAATCACCTGGTATAGCCGTTTGAGCTGTAGAAATAAAATGGTGGGTGTTTCTCGCATCCTTCCCATTTTGAAGTGGAGTGATATCCGGATTCCCTGGAAAAGTATTACCTACCGATAACAAATTAATCGTATTAGAAACAAGTTCTACATGACCAAATTCTTCTGCTGTAATGCTTGCCACTAACTCATAGAATGGTTTTAGCTTTTTTTTATTTCTGAAGTTAAAAGACTGAAACATATAGTTATTTAAGGTAGACATCTCCCCAAACTTGCCACCCAAGAGTTCTTGTACTGCTGCTGCAGCATTCATATCGCCGTGTGCGGGTATAGGAAGTTCAATTGCCAATTTATTTATTCTTTTAAACATTATTTCCCCTCCACTTCCTTTTTGTTAACCAGGAAAAACCCAAATAATTTGCTGGGTACGAATAAAAAAGGGAGTTCCGTTAGATTCGACAACAATGTGATCTGGCAATACATTTTTCAAGGAGCCACGAACGCTACCTCTTATGGTTTGAACAGTAACAATTTTACCAACAATGGTTGTTAATGTCTGATAAACATATGGATCATAAAAGCTTAACAGGTTGTTGTTTGTCATTTAGATCCTCCTATTCTAAAGTCATTCTTACTGAGTATATGTTTCTCGATATGAAAAAAGACTGAAAAACAACTGTTCAATTTGACTCTTGTTGTTAAATACTATCCTGAAAATAATAAACGGCAATAGCACATTTTTTGCAATACGAAACTAGGCCTAGCAATACCTAATTTTTTAAACTGGACCTAGGAATGACTAATCTAATCCTTTTATGTACGAATTTATACTATGGCTCGCATACGCCGATGTAATTGACAATAAAATTGAAAAGATAAAGCAAGGGCTTGTAGAGTTCAAGAATAAACTTTATGGCACAGGTAATGCCATTCAAAGTATAACGAAAACTCTTGACAAACTATTTCAACGTCAGGACGAACTGTTTCAACGTCAAGACAATATTATCAAGCTACTGGAAGTTGTGTATAACAATTTATAATTATATGGAACACCAGTAAATCTCGGGCCTATTTCAAAAATTAGAAGTCATTAAGCCGCACTCGAAAGATGGACAAAGATATATTGAAGTTGTATTTATTTATCGCTTTGAAAAATCTGTTGAAACATGTGCCGATATGATTAATTGCGACAGGAGCACCTAATTGGTATGTAAATAAATTAGCAGCAGAGTTAAGCAACAAAGGTGATGACAAACTATTCAAAACCTTATCATTACTTATTCCAGAGGAAGAATTAAAACCAGAATTAAAGAGTATAAAGGGTGGCTATAAAGATATTGATGTGGTCACTGTTTCCGAACAACTAAATCAAAAAGGGATACTGGAGGATGTGGGCGGCGTAACCTATCTTACTCAATTAGCTGGCTCAGTACCAACTACAGCGAATACCATTTATTATTGTGATTTGGTAAAATCGAAATCCTTGCGTAGGCGAGGAATTGAAGCAGCAAAAAATATAAGATATTTATCGGAGGTACAGGAATTTGAATATGACGAGACATTTTTGACAGAAGTAGAAAATCAGGCTTTAAAAATCCGATCAATGGCGTTCTCATTACTCGCATCTCATTGGGAAGCTTCTCGAAAATGTACATCAAGTATTGATAAGGATTAAGCCCATTTTCTTTGGCTGTTTCTACAATACTATAAGTCACAGCACTAGCCTTCGCTCCTTTCGGAGTGTTTGCAAAAATCCAGTTTTTCCTTTTATGTACTTAAACACATAAAAGAAAAAACTGGCTCTTTTCCGTCAGTGAAGTTGGTGCAAAAGCCAACGCCATCTGTTTAAGTATCGCAGAAATGGCAAAAGCAAACGGAGTGGATTTCTATCGTTATCTCTTGAAGTTACTGACAGATTTTCCGAATCTTGATATCTATCCACATTCGGAAATTTTAAATCAATATATGCCTTGGTCAAAAATGATTCAAGCAGAATGTGGCAGATAAAATGAAATCACCGTATATCTGATTAAAAAAATCATGATATACGGTGATTTATGATGCGTACGGTTAAGGTATGCTTATTTTTTATAGTTTGGGCTTACAAAAGAAAAGGGGTTGTCCGAAAAGTGAGTAAAAGCTAATTTTTCGGACCC from the Niallia sp. FSL W8-0635 genome contains:
- a CDS encoding DUF421 domain-containing protein translates to MPEWLDIAVRSALFVAVLFLITKWLGKKQISELTFFEYVTGISIGSIGAEVAMGLERSIFHGIIGIFIFAAIPFFAGLISLRSKGFRNFIEGKSTVFIKDGKIMEDNLKKERYTTDELLELLRRKDVFQVSDVEFAVLEATGDLSVMLKKENQPLTAKDLNLFVPSIKEPQTVIMDGVLFDEPLATIGRNRAWLHTELEKLGVTVENVFLGQINSYGELTIDLFDDKLQVAPPQERPLILSTLKKCQADLELFALGTESKEAKQMYSKNSEKLQEAIVKMMPILKG
- a CDS encoding YuzF family protein — translated: MTNNNLLSFYDPYVYQTLTTIVGKIVTVQTIRGSVRGSLKNVLPDHIVVESNGTPFFIRTQQIIWVFPG
- a CDS encoding DnaB-like helicase N-terminal domain-containing protein; translated protein: MVTVSEQLNQKGILEDVGGVTYLTQLAGSVPTTANTIYYCDLVKSKSLRRRGIEAAKNIRYLSEVQEFEYDETFLTEVENQALKIRSMAFSLLASHWEASRKCTSSIDKD
- a CDS encoding YitT family protein yields the protein MPYFMKAVAILVGSMSIALGINTFLLPNKVLDGGIIGLGLIISYLLNTNAGFTIMVLSIPIFALAWFKYRSYFFNSLHGMLLSSFFIDLFHNVNQVPIKFSPILSSFTGGVFIGFGIGLMLRFETSTGGTDLLAQYFSEFIKINVGIIILIMAVFVICLGGLFVST
- the spoVAD gene encoding stage V sporulation protein AD translates to MLAGHRTWIFEHKPVILSTGTVGGPFEANGAIAEDFDLLHADLWLGQDSYEKAHKVLFEEACQKAMEKGGIQKDQVQFILAGDLINQITPTSFASRTIGSPYFGLFGACSTSMEGLALGAYIVNTKGAKYLLTGASSHDTAVEKQFRYPTEYGGQKPPTAQWTVTGAGVALLSDSGDGPRVTSATIGRVIDMGLTDPFNMGGAMAPAAVDTIEAHLKERNVDPSYYDLIVTGDLGKIGHEVSLDLFKEHGIPIRKEQYQDCGLMIYREGQPVLAGASGAGCSATVVYGHLLNRMKKGEFKRMLVVATGALLSPLSFQQNETIPCIAHAVSIEYGGEQ
- a CDS encoding DUF1657 domain-containing protein produces the protein MTVINDVKTALAGLKSAQASFETFALSTDNQQAKKLYQDAATQTQSVIDNVEPRVQQIEQEEPQYKQQ
- a CDS encoding manganese catalase family protein, whose amino-acid sequence is MFKRINKLAIELPIPAHGDMNAAAAVQELLGGKFGEMSTLNNYMFQSFNFRNKKKLKPFYELVASITAEEFGHVELVSNTINLLSVGNTFPGNPDITPLQNGKDARNTHHFISTAQTAIPGDSMGRPWTGDNVFNSGNLVLDLTHNFFLEIGARTHKMRVYEMTDNPVARTMIGYLLVRGGTHILAYAKAIEIATGVDLTKMLPVPNLDNSKFDYARPFIEKGLSNVLFTWSETEYRDIGMIWKGTNPENGQPLEVKIGTPEGGPIPNLEELPEEFAPGITRDDYELIKKRLMENL
- a CDS encoding YhcN/YlaJ family sporulation lipoprotein — encoded protein: MKVKILFFILILIGMGSGCNGNQNQLDNNNDLSISQVHTSKPIDQSVANHAKEKIITKEEISDVKAVNTDNELLVAIKVGNFNRFRLKNIEKSVKSDLKKMYPDHKVFVSSDKKMFWELENIEQRLKKNDTNEKNLKKDLNKLKSLMKEQT
- a CDS encoding YetF domain-containing protein; translation: MYTTLLLNSKYQKPDKQDLNLPESPVDVPTSLIIDGEILWDNLHELGFDQQWLDNQLTTNGYNNVKRILYADWRESEGIHVSPK
- a CDS encoding DUF1657 domain-containing protein, with product MTVGSDVKQCFASLKGVEASLSSLALRTFDDESKRTLHEVMMVVHEVTKDLKKRVGELEGEEFQYKGF
- a CDS encoding DUF3888 domain-containing protein — protein: MGVPLNKKEILNATKTFYGKPKLFYHDGGIIDITQNIRDDYYDVTVQITTFEGAHNPPYGFDTITLRIQSFEVINYEHKDVSNIGKIPLNTLKTSTYLTTQHLINGESNFGLEVLIFPSPFLIYQSGTQLLFHLEKLQSLFPLYTPSSFLLVLRINSYRKAGPDPQCANALVRWGSGP
- the spoVAE gene encoding stage V sporulation protein AE, with protein sequence MTYFWAFTVGGLICVIGQIMFDVFKLTPGHTLSTLVVVGAILDGFGLYEPLIDFAGAGATVPITSFGNSLVHGAMQEAEKHGLVGVLTGIFEVTSSGISAAIVFGMIGALLFKPKG
- the spoVAC gene encoding stage V sporulation protein AC, with translation MSNNQKKQLTPVQQEYQKLQKQREIKRPVVKNCIKAFITGGLICLIGQCISDFYIYFFDFTEQTAGNPTVGTLIFITMLLTGFGVYDRMAQFGGAGTAVPVTGFGNAVISPAIEHRSEGFVLGVGGNMFKLAGAVILFGVFSAFVIALIKTILIQWGGL